The Astatotilapia calliptera chromosome 4, fAstCal1.2, whole genome shotgun sequence genome segment TTGCTAGCTAGTGTTGCAAAACATTGCTGCTGTGAAGCCTCAAACACTCTATAGTAAAATGGGATGGTAATCTTGCGATGGAAAAACTCAATTGTTACTGAGCGACTGCACTGAATTCTTTGGGGTTTGCAAACTATTACAAGTAGCTGGAGCAACCAACTTGTTATCCAGTAAATTCAACCTCCCAGCAATGTGTTTCCAAACAATCACAGTCTGACTTTGACCAACTGCAGTCATTTTTAGACAGACAAGCTAAAGTTTGTAAATGTAAGAAGATGCATCAAAAAAGTTAGCGTGCACCAATGAGTGCAACTCTTCTGCTTCACTATTATCTGTCGAAGTGAAGATTTTAACTCCTACGAAGGTGAATTACTGAGATTTGAGGTGAGCAATTTCCTGTAATTTGTgctgaatttaaaatgaaatgtgtgtcttgtgttttttggaATGAGAGGGTGAAATGTTATCAGTACAATTGCGTAACTGGATGGCTCAAAGCTGTGAGCACAGTGCTAAAACTCAGGATGTGTTCTGTAACTCTTTATCTGAGTGCTTAGAGCCCGTGCCCACATATTCCTACAGTACAATAGTACTGGTGTTTTATTGAAACAAAGCCAAACTCAATATGGAGGATAAGAGGAAAGGAAGGAGAGATTCATGTCACAAGACATGTACAAGGTACCCATTTCTGCGTGTCTTTTCTCAGCAGTGCGTACACACAGTGGTTTCCATGTTTCTTTATAACACATTGATGTTGTTAATGATACCACAGGTCTGTCAAAAAGCAGCTCTTGATGGGGCTGTGTTAATGTCCTAGACTAATGTGTTTAATGTTATAGTGTGCAATATTGACTTCAAGTACTTATGGTTGTACACAGGCACATTTACACATATGGAACTGTAGCAGCATCTTCATTAACACATATCTGTTGTTGTAACACATGTGTTCTTGTAAAAGTCTGTTGTTACTCACAGACTTCAGGTTCGTGTAATAAAATGGATTTTAACAAAACATATCTCTTCTGAATAAATCCTGCGCTCCACCGGAGTCTCAGTCCTCAGAACCATACAGCAGCAATTTCAGGAGAAGAATTTACCCTTACATCGAAACATTATAATTCTTCTTCAGTctcctttcatttattttattatatttattttaaatttactgCTTTATTGTATTATAGTTGTTAGGACGTTACTTAGTCCCTTACATTAAAGCTTACTGATAAGCTTGCTTATCAAGTTGACTGTTCATAGGAGCACAAGAGGAGGAACAAAGCACTGCCCAAATATTGCAGTGCTCTCAAGTTGCTGAACTTAATAACATTCTTGTATAAAGAACCAACTTACCTTGCTTTCCTGCAGTTCCTCACAGCTGGAAGAAGTCTAAAGATACCTTTTCCTGATGGTCTGTATTTCTTGAGATTGAATTCATCCAGAGGTGTGTTTGACATCAGAATCAAGTCAGCCAGAGCTGAACACTCAACAGGAGAGAGCGGTGATTCAGGAAAACAATTTGGTTTCAGATACTTTCGTACTGAATCATGTAGGGAATTGTCTTTCAACTCAGTCAGGCAGTGGACAAGGTTTAGACATCTTTCAGCTGAGCAATCCAATAAATCTATATCTAAAAGACTTGACCGAATTTGCTCAATATTCGTTGAGTGTTCTTCAGTCTGTTGAATCAGACCTTGAAGCAGGTCTTGTGTTGATTGTAGAGACAAGCCAATAAGGAACCTGAGGAAcatgtccagttctccagtcgttctAAGAGCTGAATTAGCTATTGTAATTTCAATCAGTTCATTCAAAGGTAGATCCACTGGAACTGTTTCCAAGATAGACTTGAGCTCTTCATCAGACCCTTTTAGCATGAAATCCTTGAGACTTTCAgaatctatttttttatttacaaaactgTGATATACAAAGAGAGCAGCAAAATACTCTTGAACTGTGAGATGCACAAAGCAGTAAAGTTTCTTTGTTAGGAACACACTCTCTTCTTTGAATATTGCTGTACACAACCCACAGTAAACTCCAGCTTTCGTTATATCTATGTCATACTTCTTCAGATCTCCAGCAGTGAATATGATCCGGCCTTTTTCCAGTTGTTCAAAAGCCAACCTGCCTAATTTCAAAATGAACTCTTCATTTGACTTAAAGATCTCTGCTGTATCAGGCTCTTCCTGCTCTTCCTGGTCGCCATATTTTTCATTAGCTATCATCATCTGAATAAGAAGGAAGTGTGTGTACATCCCAGTAAGAGTTGTGGGTATTttttggttttcatctttggtgTTTCCCATTTTACGCATCAAGTACTCAAAAACATCTACAGCAATCCAACAGAAGATAGGTATGTGACACATAATGTACAGGCTCCGTGACATTGTCATGTGTTCAATTATTTTTTCAGCAACTGCTTTGTCCTCAACTCTCTTTCTGAAGTACTCTATTTTTTGTGGATCATCAAATCCTCTGAACTCGGTCCACTGGTCGACATAATTAATAGGGATGCGTCGAACTGCTCCTGGTCTTGAAGTAATCCAAACAAGTGCAGAGGGAAGAAGATGTTTCCTGATAAGGTtggtcaccagagtgtccactGAGGACACCTTTGTAGCATCATCCAGTATTGTGGTCGTTTTGAATTTCAGCTGAAGTTGACTTTCATcgagaccatcaaagatgaacaaaacttCACGATCAGCCAAAGCTTTCGCAACTGCTATGGTTTTAAGTTCTGGATGGAATGTTTTCACAAGGTTCTCAAAGCTAATCTGATCATCTTGGACCAAATTTAGCTCCCTAAATGGAAACATAAGGATGAAGTCCAAGTCCTGATTGGCTTTTCCATCTGCCCAGTCAAGGATGAACTTCTTCACAGAGACAGTTTTTCCAATGCCAGCGACCCCCTTTGTCATCACAGTCCTAATGGCTTTCACTTCTTTGTCATCTTTCTCATGTTTAAAGATGTCATTACAGTTGATTCTAGTACACTCAACAGTTTGATTTCTCGCTTTATCTTCAATCTCCCAGATCTCATGTTGTTTATTGACATGTTCACTCTCTCCTTGTATAATGTGAAGCTCTGTGTAAATTTTATCCAATGATTTTTCATCCTTACGAGACTTCCCAGTGCCTTCCAACTCCCATTGACACTTCTGCCTCAGatattctttgttctttttgatGACCTCCTTGATGACATCTTCTGCTGTAGGTAAAGAGGAAAACCaccaatttcaaaataaagcatgtGTTTTCTATTGTCTTCTATTGTCTAAATAAAATGTGGATATGCGATTTAAAAACcattgcattttgtgtttatttgcagTTTACGCAAATTTGTAACATTATATTAATTGTATTTAATAATTGTACAGTGCACCCGAAAAGTATTCACAGCAGTTCACGTGTTCCACATTTCGTCCTATTCCAAAatagataattttttttacttaaaaaaaattctacacaGAGAAGGATACATAAAGTGAAAACTGTTTGGTTCACATTCACATGAATGTATTagaaatttggaaaaaaaaaaatattgttttttaaggTGAAAAATGACTTTAATCCATTTTGGATTAAgactgtaacatgacaaaatgtcaAATGCTGTAAATGCTTTCCCTATGCACTGTATACATAGTTACCAAACAACTGAAACATACTTTCACATGCCTGTGGCTCAATTTCTTTGAGGATTCTGTAGAAGGCGGATTTGGATTTTGTAGTAGTCAGTGCATTGTAGAGCTCCCTCATCTGATCCTGGCTGGTCCTGGCAGCTTGGATTTTGTTGTATATCTCCGGATGGATCATACCCCGCTGTCTCAATTCATCAGCTATAGCCATCACCAAAGTGACGCTTTGAATGAGCTTAGTGCGGTTCTTGTCCACCAAGGCTGCATCtatgaaaaggttaaaaaaaaaaagtaagacatGTTGTTTAGAACTTTAGAAGACAAAGAATGAAAGCATGTGCATTTTATGATCAGAGTTAATCataaaattataattattaacTTACCTTTCATTTCTGTTACTGCTGAAGCAGACAGACAAGGACTAGAAAAAGGCAAAACTGCTTTAGCGATACATGGTTTATAAATCTACGCTAATAATTTATTTCATCTTTTACCTTAGAAATACTGATTGTATATTTACTTATAAGAAGATAATAAAGGTCTCACCTGAGGGCACTGAGTTCAACAGTATCATTGCTGTTCTCACTGCAGTCATTTTCCCCGGAAGTTTCTTGAGCATGTGTGCATGCAGGCTCCTCCCTTCTTTCCTTCACTGTGTTTCCCCCCCTCTGCTGTCCAACAGGGAGGAGTGAACTTTCTTCACTCTTCTCAGCAGTGGAAATGTTGTCTTGCTCACAActgttttctttcgtttttgcaCAGCAATGTGCAGACCATAGGCTCCCCATGATGTTATTTCTTCACAGTCAGCTCAGTGACTCTGTCATTTGCATCTAAATATGAGTATTATTACATAGAAGTTCTGTTGTATTGCTACTGTCTTGAGAACAGCCAgactttcttttcccttttcaccTAATGCAGAATTTATCATAGATATTTCAGTTTAActagaaacatttattttgctaTATTCTTAATCGTCACTATGTAAAATATCTGACCGAACTACTCGCTGttcaaaatatgtttattttttcttacctTTGTGTCTGATTTCCAGTAGCTGCTGCAGTAAAGCAAAGATGTATGTTGCTGGATCCAAACGATAGCAAGACAGGAAGTGAACCGTTGGCAGGATGGGCGGAAATtgaattctctctctctctctctctctcactgtttgtgaatactgcaacaacaacaaaaaagtactGAAAACGCTTTTTGATGGTTAGTGCTTTATGCTATTACACCATTACACTACAGATGctctgaaaatgattttttattaaTCAACTGATACATTTCAAAATGCTTAACTTTGTACAGACATGACAAGAATAACACCAAGGCTGTTCTTTTTAGGAGGTTAGACTGTTAATTAGTAACTTGTTACGGTAAAGTGAAAGTATTCAGGACAGACTAGCGCCTGCTCTTTTTTTAGATAAATTTTATCAAAACTCTTTAACTTTTGTACACAGAGAGGAAATGTGCAGCTAAGTAAAAGCATTTAAACCATTTTCACAGCTGCTTATCTAAGGTTTGCACAATATCAGTGTAGCTGTACCTCTTGCAAATCTTCTGtacatatacaaaaaaaaacaaactcattcACAAAGTTTTTGCAACTTCCTAATGCAAAGTGCCAAATACTTACTTCGTATAAGTGTAGTCTCTCATTTTCAGCTGTTCAAGAAGAATCTTAGTCAGTTTAGCAATAAAACCAAATGTTATCCAAGACAGACTACTTTATAGACTGCAATAAACGTTTATTATGACTTAGCTTTTTGTTAAAGAGAAGCAGTTTGTAGTGGGCGGGTAAATAATTGCATAACATGTGCTGTGATGTTACTACTTTTAAATGGAGTGTAACTCTTTAATCCTGAAACCTGGGGAAAATGAATAATGTTTCAATGTTTGACACACGTAATGTGTAAAAGACACAGACGATCTGCTGACTTGGTAACTGCAAAGCGCCAAAGCTCCTCTGGCATtaaaatcagcacaaaaaccaTCCACCTGGAGCATCCATGGCCGAGCAGCTCCTGAAGGTGTCCCAGTGCTTTTGTCCCTCAAGTGTGGGTATTCGGCGACAGTCTGCAAATGCAACACCgaagagagagagactacaCAAATATTTGAAAACCTTGGTAACCAACATCCCTTGAGtttgcttttgctgtagcagAACTAGAGGAAAAATTCAATTGTCCAAGCTTCACACTCATGCAGAGGTTTCATTTTGTTGATACTATAAGTTTTTGGttgggcaaaaagaaaaagagccttacgttttttggtttgtttgttttttcgagCTTTGTTTTTAATCGGGAAAGAAACATTGAATCCTTTCACGCTTAGTCTGCCATCACAGAAATCACTTCACACAAACCtgtgtatatttgcatttattgaAAGTTTTCCTGAAACTCACTTCTTGAACACACCTTTGTGATGTATGCAGCTTTAGAGTAATCCAATTCCAAAGTATTCATGAAAGAAACCAAAGTACTAGTCATTGTCAAGAGATGTATTCTAagacacttcttcagctgagaaTCAGAGAGGAGAAAGACACAGTTTTACTTGTATACAAGGGCAGCACAGAGTACTCGAACTGAGACTGAGGGCTCTGATACTCGCCCTGAGAGACTaccctggtctttatttatagatcAGTGGGCGTTTGTTCCTTACATTGGAATGCGgaagtgtatatgtgtgtgtgtcagagtgtgaccccataaacaacttcccttaacctgctggtctgaaaaatccaacagttcatctatatgtaaaaaaggcacttagactaaaacggacatagctacgttaatcctaccgtaaaacaataagacaaggtacgacctttCCCATGCTCCTAGGATCTGGGGGTGAACGCCAGAACACCCTGGAATGTACACCaagttgttacagacctcctaggatgagacattctttcagtatgccaccaactatatacttctaaacgcaaatgattacatgcagtattctaccatatgcaaacttatatcattaaaagattatactgactactaagtacaattttccattgacagtcAAAGAATAAAACCCCACAAAGAgcacaataaagttttattaacaacaataataataacaataataataatgcaacaTTGTTTTGGAGATGTATATTAGAGGTAAACTGTACTATATTTTGAAGTAATGCACTAATTGAATCATGGTGACCTTAACAGTGATATGCAACACTGTCCTTAACAATCTGAAAgcagacaaagaaagaagagcTTGAAACAAAAGTTCACCGTTTTCCATCTGAACCGAAAATACTGATGAAAGGCACAAGTTACAAAGTGCAGCTTCTTTAGCTTTATGTGACCATTAAGGTTTATGGTACTTAAAAACTATGTGAGCAAAACACTGGCCCCGAAACAACATCAGCACAAGGACTGTCCATGCTGTCCAGCACAAACTCAAGAGTGAGCAGCTGGAAATTTAAATAGGCGGCTTCATGTCCTCTTCCCAACTACTCGGGTATGACTGAAGTAGCGACTGCACTATAAGGTCCATACCGGCCAAATACATCTTTACCCACCACAGCCGCACACACCCTGTGACCAGGCTTATACTTTCTGACCAGCACACACATGGGCAAATTCAAGGCCTTCACCTCACCGAGGATATTCCAGTCTGGGAAAGCGCCACTGCCCTTAACCTTTTCCATAGTTAGGAAGATCCTGCAACAgggacaaagaacagaaaaaaacaatatcatCAGTGAGTAACTTAAAGTCAAGATTACTAGTAAAGCCTAAGAACTCActgactgcttccatcaggtgGTTACAAAAACTGGCAGCAGCGTCACAGTGAGATCCTCATGAGgaccttttgtttttcatattggTCGTAGGGCTGAGAAACTACACGCTCGACACACAGTGATGAGTTCAACACTGCTTCTTACGTGTAACTGTCCATGGGTGGAGCAGATGGGTCTTCCTCCACCACTTTCCAGAGGATAGAGAGGCCGCTGGGGTTTCTGATGAGGGCCAGATTTACTTCAAGTTTCTGAGGGATGCTATACGAGGCCGCTTCCATGTTCAGGACGGAGGGGAAGGGTCTAGAAGGAAGAGGAGGTAACGAGAGTCCGTTctgaggaaggaaggaaacttAAGTGAGTGGGTGTGATGTACCTCAAAGAGTGGAATGAACCAAATGTATTTTCAGCATGGGTGTATTACCTGCTCTGAGTCAGTGTGACTGGGACTCCTCGTGGCGACAGAAGAGACACATTCTGTTTTCACCTTTCGATGCTTCGGCTCTTCAAactcttcttcactgttttctttttcttgcttaGCTGTGTACTCATGCTGGTTTTACACATGCCAAAATGGAAGATGTcagtaatgatttaaaaaaaaaaatgaaaagacatttaaaagaacTATTTTTTGCTTGCTCAAATAGCCTCCACACATTCATTTgtggcaaaataaataaaagagcgCATAGTAAAGCATC includes the following:
- the LOC113021057 gene encoding NLR family CARD domain-containing protein 3-like isoform X1; this translates as MGSLWSAHCCAKTKENSCEQDNISTAEKSEESSLLPVGQQRGGNTVKERREEPACTHAQETSGENDCSENSNDTVELSALSPCLSASAVTEMKDAALVDKNRTKLIQSVTLVMAIADELRQRGMIHPEIYNKIQAARTSQDQMRELYNALTTTKSKSAFYRILKEIEPQACETEDVIKEVIKKNKEYLRQKCQWELEGTGKSRKDEKSLDKIYTELHIIQGESEHVNKQHEIWEIEDKARNQTVECTRINCNDIFKHEKDDKEVKAIRTVMTKGVAGIGKTVSVKKFILDWADGKANQDLDFILMFPFRELNLVQDDQISFENLVKTFHPELKTIAVAKALADREVLFIFDGLDESQLQLKFKTTTILDDATKVSSVDTLVTNLIRKHLLPSALVWITSRPGAVRRIPINYVDQWTEFRGFDDPQKIEYFRKRVEDKAVAEKIIEHMTMSRSLYIMCHIPIFCWIAVDVFEYLMRKMGNTKDENQKIPTTLTGMYTHFLLIQMMIANEKYGDQEEQEEPDTAEIFKSNEEFILKLGRLAFEQLEKGRIIFTAGDLKKYDIDITKAGVYCGLCTAIFKEESVFLTKKLYCFVHLTVQEYFAALFVYHSFVNKKIDSESLKDFMLKGSDEELKSILETVPVDLPLNELIEITIANSALRTTGELDMFLRFLIGLSLQSTQDLLQGLIQQTEEHSTNIEQIRSSLLDIDLLDCSAERCLNLVHCLTELKDNSLHDSVRKYLKPNCFPESPLSPVECSALADLILMSNTPLDEFNLKKYRPSGKGIFRLLPAVRNCRKARISGLDLSVWEYKTIVSALRMPRSVLTELHLVNNTFYSRNDEGAEILIDGLGNCQCKLKTLSLSGHGLSETQSENLASAIKSIISNLKELELSDNILRDSLLSVLSTGLGCTNLENLRLNRNCRIAEICEKLVTAFTSSTSYLKELELSYTDLKDSEMESLSDGLKNTNCRLEALSLSHNKLTEKGCETLASLLSFRASHLKHLDMSYNDLLDSGVIALCNALTNPQCGLKTLRLSFCKVTQRGGSSLVSALDSNYCSLKDLDLSFNNLNQEIVKLLNEKKRDTCCSLENVNVDHNEECWVDLKLLRQYACDLTLDPNTAGVNIILTKEKKMAECVQEKQPYPDHPDRFDLDQVLCEEGLTSRHYWEVECLRADVGVAYKSIDRVGDSSSEFSFGKNEKSWCWMNGGVFSHNNNLTLLKSTPLRCTIGMYLDWPAGILSFFKVSADTVTHLYTIHTAFTEPLHPGFSLDQLGSIYLCKQRKEENFR
- the LOC113021057 gene encoding NLR family CARD domain-containing protein 3-like isoform X2; the encoded protein is MGSLWSAHCCAKTKENSCEQDNISTAEKSEESSLLPVGQQRGGNTVKERREEPACTHAQETSGENDCSENSNDTVELSALSPCLSASAVTEMKDAALVDKNRTKLIQSVTLVMAIADELRQRGMIHPEIYNKIQAARTSQDQMRELYNALTTTKSKSAFYRILKEIEPQACETEDVIKEVIKKNKEYLRQKCQWELEGTGKSRKDEKSLDKIYTELHIIQGESEHVNKQHEIWEIEDKARNQTVECTRINCNDIFKHEKDDKEVKAIRTVMTKGVAGIGKTVSVKKFILDWADGKANQDLDFILMFPFRELNLVQDDQISFENLVKTFHPELKTIAVAKALADREVLFIFDGLDESQLQLKFKTTTILDDATKVSSVDTLVTNLIRKHLLPSALVWITSRPGAVRRIPINYVDQWTEFRGFDDPQKIEYFRKRVEDKAVAEKIIEHMTMSRSLYIMCHIPIFCWIAVDVFEYLMRKMGNTKDENQKIPTTLTGMYTHFLLIQMMIANEKYGDQEEQEEPDTAEIFKSNEEFILKLGRLAFEQLEKGRIIFTAGDLKKYDIDITKAGVYCGLCTAIFKEESVFLTKKLYCFVHLTVQEYFAALFVYHSFVNKKIDSESLKDFMLKGSDEELKSILETVPVDLPLNELIEITIANSALRTTGELDMFLRFLIGLSLQSTQDLLQGLIQQTEEHSTNIEQIRSSLLDIDLLDCSAERCLNLVHCLTELKDNSLHDSVRKYLKPNCFPESPLSPVECSALADLILMSNTPLDEFNLKKYRPSGKGIFRLLPAVRNCRKARISGLDLSVWEYKTIVSALRMPRSVLTELHLVNNTFYSRNDEGAEILIDGLGNCQCKLKTLSLSGHGLSETQSENLASAIKSIISNLKELELSDNILRDSLLSVLSTGLGCTNLENLSLSHNKLTEKGCETLASLLSFRASHLKHLDMSYNDLLDSGVIALCNALTNPQCGLKTLRLSFCKVTQRGGSSLVSALDSNYCSLKDLDLSFNNLNQEIVKLLNEKKRDTCCSLENVNVDHNEECWVDLKLLRQYACDLTLDPNTAGVNIILTKEKKMAECVQEKQPYPDHPDRFDLDQVLCEEGLTSRHYWEVECLRADVGVAYKSIDRVGDSSSEFSFGKNEKSWCWMNGGVFSHNNNLTLLKSTPLRCTIGMYLDWPAGILSFFKVSADTVTHLYTIHTAFTEPLHPGFSLDQLGSIYLCKQRKEENFR